A single genomic interval of Anopheles marshallii chromosome 2, idAnoMarsDA_429_01, whole genome shotgun sequence harbors:
- the LOC128718108 gene encoding ATP synthase subunit s, mitochondrial: MSGVLLHVQVSMTLPKPMNRPFWGWVNMMFNRVDRARLKKVGPDRLCAEWLLKNGAKAKFVKDNRTHVHFNALPEESLPVLMEELDGTDSGIMHIGFDHLEGLTRLRKVVLHNCVYIDDQALWKLRYVANTLEEIQISKCGNVTDHGLLHLKQLTKLQHVKTFDLPHVKNMQEVEKTLKQALPSCKIEINS, translated from the coding sequence ATGTCGGGCGTGCTTTTGCATGTACAGGTCTCGATGACTCTGCCAAAACCAATGAACCGACCTTTTTGGGGCTGGGTGAATATGATGTTCAACCGTGTGGATCGTGCCCGGCTGAAGAAAGTTGGTCCCGATCGTCTTTGTGCCGAATGGTTACTGAAGAATGGAGCAAAGGCAAAATTTGTCAAGGATAACCGAACACACGTACACTTTAATGCGCTGCCGGAAGAATCGCTACCGGTGCTAATGGAGGAGCTTGATGGAACTGATTCGGGAATAATGCATATTGGCTTCGATCATCTCGAAGGATTGACCCGACTTCGGAAAGTGGTACTTCACAACTGTGTGTACATTGACGATCAAGCGCTATGGAAGCTGCGTTACGTAGCCAACACACTGGAAGAAATACAAATTTCCAAGTGTGGCAATGTTACCGATCATGGATTATTGCACCTTAAGCAACTAACGAAGCTTCAGCACGTAAAAACCTTCGATTTACCACATGTGAAAAATATGCAAGAAGTGGAAAAAACGCTAAAGCAAGCGCTTCCCAGTTGcaaaatagaaattaattCTTAA
- the LOC128718109 gene encoding KAT8 regulatory NSL complex subunit 3: MEHSYTRDFRLLESSQTATTRTLMIHRPPQCPSCHTHSHDERIDLEESYNPPIPSYNEESARRAMQESENIVVTARNSVSDEEDWEERVNTFGWTVQQFNLFDRVARLLDMDRLARLTNTEKQHEPVHRRTVIDKSVSRLRQALASVSWETRLTQWLHVLLMENLPPSYLAIYIDILQTLHAKLPLLVNKMIFGSSLNVGQELLGPVLKKPWEPIVSHKNRKLPGQPYIVIVPSVPNFSQPTARQQKWFSLFATMSSVIPIQGSQNKTNIDKQSLELLAENMITSTRAKIQHVRNNTPNRSIILVGFDAGSAIALQIGLVESVSCVICLGFSYHTYNGVRGTPDDHIVDITCPVLFVIGQNSARASHEEIEMLRDRMSTQTSLVVVGAADECLRVSKTKRKIEGVTQSMVDNMVADEIAEFATNCLVSPPRTKQTGVVGQFVNGAFQSEPHVQTQRNEIDLAVQRKRKHVQDHKADSKQQKKSHNRRPTKSNQEFSQSTSLSSQDLLDTAVQSILPTTPEKQIKSEKIILPLANSDEVLKYESGATQIISARASTPIVLPALKRDSAMSTGVLQQQNNVNVKLIESNQLIHLKPATGTTQKFYSIKSTSKPVVSVIGNASTGVNESGISSNEVSSPPKFTIVRSMGSTPTVFSSAGDVNGSKATKDLTETNIFDLPIVFADNDGVIQEGSPEKPKQEVRPASVAASATTTVTTLGGSPTSGNTESSVVSVQPSGNRFITLQQPSGGMPLAIGKSKQLVVINKGTLKPVDPSMIMPVGTKINLPLAVASSASPPNTTGTVVTTGAGGKAKFTKVLLTKPLTTSVNNSGVVKNLGELLSGSKIGFVNCAGGSGGVKQSTVTGTPVTINVINSYSGNKLQKALTGKESTSGGIMQGTSVSGVSATSSIPIVGSNKILIKTTTSALSAASASSAMVGRNIMLQKFNIVSTSTGTKQSNSSTRNADGTPKEK; the protein is encoded by the exons ATGGAACATAGTTATACGCGAGATTTTCGTCTGCTGGAAAGCAGTCAAACTGCAACGACCCGAACACTGATGATACATCGGCCGCCACAGTGTCCCTCGTGTCACACGCATTCTCACGACGAACGTATTGATTTAGAGGAGTCGTATAATCCACCGATTCCGTCATACAATGAGGAAAGCGCACGACGGGCTATGCaggaaagtgaaaacattGTTGTTACAGCTAGAAACTCCGTGTCGGATGAAGAAGATTGGGAGGAACGAGTAAACAC GTTCGGATGGACTGTGCAACAGTTTAATCTGTTCGACCGTGTAGCACGGCTGTTGGATATGGACCGCCTGGCAAGACTTACAAACacggaaaaacaacacgagcCAGTGCATCGTCGCACAGTCATTGATAAATCAGTAAGCCGGCTGCGGCAGGCACTGGCGAGCGTTTCGTGGGAAACCAGACTAACGCAATGGCTCCATGTATTGTTGATGGAAAATCTGCCACCGTCATATTTGGCTATTTACATCGATATACTTCAAACTCTGCACGCTAAACTGCCACTGTTGGTGAACAAAATGATCTTCGGAAGCTCACTCAATGTAGGCCAGGAGCTGCTCGGGCCGGTGCTGAAGAAGCCATGGGAACCGATAGTGTCGCACAAAAATCGCAAACTACCCGGTCAGCCGTACATCGTTATAGTGCCATCGGTTCCCAATTTCTCGCAACCGACGGCTCGTCAACAGAAGTGGTTCAGCCTGTTTGCCACGATGTCTTCAGTGATACCAATACAAGGTTCACAGAACAAGACAAATATCGATAAACAATCGCTAGAGCTTTTAGCGGAAAATATGATAACTTCCACTCGCGCTAAAATACAACATGTACGCAACAACACACCCAATCGatccattattttggtgggttttgatgCTGGTTCCGCTATTGCCCTTCAGATCGGATTGGTAGAGTCCGTAAGTTGTGTTATTTGCTTGGGATTTTCATACCACACGTACAACGGAGTCCGTGGTACACCTGATGATCACATTGTTGACATTACTTGTCCTGTATTATTCGTCATTGGTCAAAATTCTGCTCGCGCCAG tcATGAAGAAATAGAAATGCTACGAGATCGCATGTCTACTCAAACATCACTTGTTGTGGTGGGAGCAGCAGACGAATGTCTTCGTGTATCTAAAACGAAACGTAAAATCGAAGGAGTTACCCAGTCGATGGTGGATAATATGGTTGCCGACGAGATAGCAGAATTTGCTACGAACTGCTTGGTCAGTCCGccacgaacgaaacaaaccggTGTGGTTGGACAGTTCGTAAACGGTGCGTTCCAATCGGAGCCCCACGTCCAAACGCAGCGCAACGAAATTGATCTCGCGGTACAGCGCAAGCGAAAACATGTCCAGGATCATAAAGCTGATTctaaacaacagaaaaagtCACACAATCGACGACCAACTAAATCCAACCAAGAGTTCTCCCAATCTACATCGCTGTCTTCGCAGGATCTATTGGACACTGCTGTTCAGAGCATTTTGCCTACAACACCtgagaaacaaataaagagtGAGAAAATAATTCTTCCGCTCGCAAATAGCGACGAAGTGCTGAAATATGAATCTGGTGCTACACAGATCATCTCCGCCAGGGCTAGCACACCTATTGTGCTTCCTGCACTGAAGCGAGATTCGGCTATGTCCACTGGGGTGTTGCAACAGCAGAATAATGTGAATGTGAAGTTGATTGAATCTAATCAACTCATTCATCTGAAACCAGCTACCGGAACGACGCAGAAGTTTTACTCTATCAAATCAACCTCCAAACCGGTCGTCTCCGTGATAGGAAATGCAAGTACAGGTGTGAATGAAAGTGGCATATCCTCAAATGAAGTTAGCAGCCCGCCAAAGTTTACTATCGTACGCAGTATGGGATCTACACCAACAGTTTTCAGCTCTGCCGGAGATGTAAATGGTAGTAAAGCTACCAAGGATCTGACCGAGACAAACATTTTTGATCTTCCAATTGTGTTTGCCGATAACGATGGAGTTATTCAAGAGGGTTCCCCTGAAAAACCAAAGCAAGAAGTTCGGCCTGCCAGTGTTGCAGCTTCAGCAACAACCACCGTTACAACATTAGGAGGTTCTCCAACGTCTGGAAATACAGAAAGTAGTGTCGTTTCGGTGCAGCCGTCAGGTAATCGATTCATTACGCTACAACAACCTTCTGGAGGTATGCCTCTAGCGATTGGAAAGTCAAAACAGTTGGTTGTCATCAATAAGGGGACGCTAAAACCCGTTGATCCCAGTATGATAATGCCCGTGGGAACAAAAATTAATCTGCCCTTAGCTGTCGCTTCCAGCGCATCACCACCGAACACTACGGGCACGGTAGTGACGACTGGAGCAGGTGGTAAAGCCAAATTTACGAAGGTTCTTTTGACCAAACCGCTGACGACCAGTGTCAACAACAGTGGTGTAGTAAAGAATTTGGGCGAGTTGCTATCTGGCAGCAAAATTGGGTTTGTAAACTGtgctggtggtagtggtggcgTGAAACAAAGCACTGTCACTGGAACTCCAGTGACCATCAACGTCATCAATTCATACAGCGGAAATAAGTTGCAAAAAGCCCTGACTGGTAAAGAATCAACCAGTGGCGGCATTATGCAGGGTACATCCGTGAGTGGTGTCAGCGCGACCAGTAGCATTCCGATCGTCGGAAGTAATAAGATTTTGATTAAAACTACCACCTCGGCGCTTTCCGCTGCGAGCGCTTCATCTGCGATGGTAGGACGGAATATAATGCTGCAAAAATTCAACATCGTTTCCACGTCAACCGGTACAAAGCAAAGTAATAGTAGCACAAGGAATGCTGATGGGACGCCAAAGGAAAAATGA
- the LOC128707841 gene encoding DNA-directed RNA polymerase III subunit RPC4, giving the protein MDSAPRIKQEPSMDSPFIEKSSKLISSVPMEATVKTERLQSFREPRDLTLANGRPTKPPVNKKVYTPNLNAVRNKNTDVKTASTGPKSRVKTDRNKNDKDTRNKKATMIQTSGIFSDGLAQRSLIRASKSDKSSSSKEPGDSIRKPVFAKADNKINVEVEHKLIQNLYNDNDEDVAELDQKLENGLKFPVKLENSDYKIKPPEVKAENMAEPKLDPLNSVENVLSGEQSNKIFLLQLPDALPGKSDSVDKGVPNGSDCKVEATANGEDTPQYCTVRDLAEGYIGKIIRYRSGKVKLKLGEIMFDINLGMDTGFLQELVSINTNQAERNGNIINISTINAKLNASPDWEYLFKNST; this is encoded by the exons ATGGACTCTGCTCCGCGCATTAAACAGGAACCAAGTATGGATTCGCCATTCATAGAGAAAAGTAGCAAACTAATTAGCAGCGTTCCGATGGAAGCAACAGTGAAAACGGAGCGCCTTCAATCATTCCGTGAACCGCGGGATCTCACTCTTGCCAATGGTCGCCCAACAAAACCTCcggtaaacaaaaaagtttaCACTCCAAATTTGAACgcagtgagaaacaaaaatac AGACGTGAAAACTGCATCCACAGGTCCAAAAAGCAGAGTTAAGACTGAtcgcaataaaaatgataaagatACTAGGAACAAAAAGGCAACGATGATTCAAACATCCGGTATCTTTTCGGATGGTTTAGCTCAGCGAAGTCTGATCCGAGCATCCAAGTCTG ACAAATCTAGTTCTTCGAAAGAACCAGGAGACTCAATTAGGAAACCTGTATTTGCGAAAGCagacaacaaaataaatgtgGAAGTTGAGCATAAACTGATACAAAATTTGTACAACGATAATGATGAAGATGTAGCGGAGCTGGaccaaaaattggaaaatggattAAAATTTCCAGTAAAGCTCGAAAACT CTGATTACAAGATCAAACCACCGGAGGTTAAGGCGGAAAATATGGCAGAACCAAAGTTGGATCCATTGAACTCGGTTGAAAACGTCCTATCTGGTGAACAGTCGAACAAGATCTTCCTTTTACAACTTCCCGATGCATTACCCGGAAAAAGCGATAGCGTTGACAAAGGTGTACCAAATGGCAGTGATTGTAAGGTTGAAGCTACGGCAAATGGCGAAGATACTCCACAGTATTGTACGGTTCGTGATTTGGCAGAAGGTTACATCGGTAAAATAATTAGGTATCGCTCAGGAAAGGTGAAACTAAAGCTGGGAGAAATCATGTTTGACATCAACCTAGGCATGGATACGGGATTCTTGCAAGAATTAGTTTCTATCAACACTAATCAAGCAGAACGCAATGGCAACATAATTAACATCAGCACTATCAACGCAAAGCTGAATGCATCCCCGGACTGGGAATATTTATTCAAGAATTCTACATGA
- the LOC128708571 gene encoding probable 28S ribosomal protein S26, mitochondrial, translated as MANLAAAFSGVFTKSRAVALLQYTSVRFRRKPRWLGTAKSKLFRVPERKKQIEEEIEELKRLHNNYRTQMKAVRNFLRDEVEAYKLVSRAGLVLQTPEQEEAEWQEALRRNDEWNQQTAAKREERLAVERAARKEYILERIVLKEQREINKKEQVEAKVRMEKELSKTFITRENIDKAIELALVQPTTFNFALDRDGNLHRVADTPPNDPNQQS; from the coding sequence ATGGCAAACTTAGCGGCAGCATTTTCTGGTGTTTTTACTAAATCGAGAGCAGTGGCACTTCTTCAATACACCTCAGTTCGCTTTCGACGAAAACCACGCTGGCTCGGTACAGCCAAAAGCAAACTGTTTCGTGTGCCGGAACGCAAGAAACAGATCGAGGAGGAGATAGAAGAGCTAAAACGATTGCACAATAACTATCGCACTCAAATGAAAGCGGTACGCAACTTTCTGCGTGATGAGGTGGAAGCGTACAAGCTTGTTTCTCGGGCCGGTCTAGTACTGCAAACTCCCGAACAAGAGGAAGCGGAATGGCAAGAAGCATTGCGCAGAAACGACGAGTGGAACCAGCAAACAGCTGCTAAACGTGAAGAACGGTTGGCTGTAGAGCGCGCGGCTCGCAAGGAGTATATACTGGAAAGGATAGTCCTGAAGGAGCAacgggaaataaataaaaaggagCAGGTTGAAGCGAAGGTGCGCATGGAGAAAGAACTGTCGAAAACATTCATCACGCGCGAAAACATCGATAAGGCGATCGAACTAGCACTGGTCCAACCTACCACGTTTAACTTTGCTCTAGACCGTGATGGGAACCTGCATCGAGTAGCGGATACTCCGCCCAACGATCCCAACCAACAAAGCTAG
- the LOC128708698 gene encoding lethal(2) giant larvae protein, giving the protein MLKFIRGKGQQPSTERQKLQKELFAFRRTAQHGFPHKPSALAYDPKSKLMAIGTNSGVIKVFGRPGVEFYGQHTSPGNNPADLIVQMLEWIPGTGRLLSLTASNQLVLWEPAGTLLVAIKNLAFDGKLKKISSLCCSYMKDTVWIGTEGGNVYQFDVRSFSVKESVIYHDVVLEQLPTSYRLNPGAIESVKQLPNNHNLLLIAYNRGLAVLWDLESASVKQSFISPGHGQSVGLFIAQDATQFTWYHADGSYATWDLDSPIPPENQKYVPYGPDPCKAIDRLIRGHRGRCELVVFSGGMPRSAYGEHQCVSVHCKDGTKVAFDFTSKVIDFFVTFNDVRPEQAEVLVVLLEEELVAYDLTDETLPQINAPYLHSLHASAVTCNHLVSQVSPDVYAKIRLAGELQMAEYSCKIWPITGGFLPNEPADDDEQPLERDVLITGHEDGSVKFWDCSDVCLTPLLHVKTAPLFNNSDDFENNLNASTEQLDDGEPPFRKAGQFDPYSDDPRLAVKKVQLCAQTGTLVIAGTAGNIVMANFETSPHDPTDETQTHGPLIVTTMNLVSDRDGFVWKGHDQLKVKRALLEENVPIIEGVNFTGVLQVLPPAAITCIAMQSKWSLVAAGTAHGLVLFDFNNQSPVLHKCTLNPNDLTGAGETLSRRKSFKKTLRESFRRLRKGRSTRNNPNAAGGGQHPQSVAETRPVERQIEARPVDDGMGSMVRCLTFALTFITNQNVYIPTLWAGTNSSCVSVFVLHLPPKQPAITAATGENGTDDPVQSVAAPQGLPVTGKLAKEIQMKHRAPIIGIAVVDSNGVPLEFQNVPGPAPHRVLIASEEQFKIFSLPQLKPVNKYKLTAHEGARVRRIAFATFMCTVPTSSLVHSSPPKSMPKPVSSPQSTEQPSADNNTTVANESNVGSDVTNHYEISLLCLTNLGDCLVLTVPELRRQLNSAAVRREDINGISSLCFTSHGEALYMMSSSEVQRISLSATKVIAPNGMIDVEDWSTPIENAASAEEGNDQEPQTQETPQGEASSEQEVENVSGSVAAAKSEPSVSREKDTGSSMALTNGTSNPRLSNGVTSGDEASPNKANETITSSIGDITIDSVRDHLNSTTTTLCSTTTEEIVGRLSVLSTHTSQSSSTAKNSEILSLNSSNISNLKGIGDTTEKTSNSAIIKSIITTVKHGSNVTNGEAKESNKTSTTTTTTTATSTSVNGNDSVPPPLPTTAPPLITLLRKESQF; this is encoded by the exons ATGCTGAAGTTTATACGTGGAAAAGGCCAACAACCTTCGACGGAACGGCAGAAGCTGCAGAAGGAACTGTTTGCATTTCGTCGG ACCGCCCAGCATGGCTTCCCACACAAACCATCCGCCCTGGCGTACGACCCGAAAAGCAAGTTAATGGCCATCGGTACTAATAGTGGCGTCATCAAAGTGTTTGGCCGTCCCGGTGTAGAGTTTTACGGTCAGCATACATCGCCTGGCAACAATCCGGCCGACTTAATCGTGCAAATGCTCGAATGGATCCCAGGTACAGGACGGCTTCTGTCGTTAACGGCTTCAAACCAATTGGTACTATGGGAACCTGCTGGCACGCTGCTGGTTGCTATTAAGAACCTGGCCTTTGACGGCAAACTGAAGAAGATTTCTTCTCTCTGCTGTTCGTATATGAAGGACACGGTTTGGATTGGCACCGAAGGTGGCAACGTGTATCAGTTCGATGTGCGCAGTTTCAGCGTAAAAGAGTCTGTTATCTATCACGATGTGGTACTGGAGCAATTACCCACTTCCTACCGATTGAATCCGGGAGCGATTGAATCGGTAAAGCAGCTGCCCAACAATCACAATTTGCTATTGATCGCTTACAATCGTGGCCTCGCCGTCCTATGGGATCTGGAGAGCGCGAGTGTAAAGCAATCATTCATTTCGCCCGGGCACGGGCAAAGTGTGGGACTGTTCATTGCACAGGATGCTACGCAGTTCACTTGGTATCATGCGGATGGATCGTACGCTACCTGGGACTTGGACAGTCCGATACCACCGGAAAACCAGAAGTACGTCCCTTACGGTCCGGATCCTTGCAAAGCGATCGATCGCTTGATTCGGGGACATCGTGGACGGTGTGAGCTGGTTGTCTTTTCGGGCGGAATGCCTCGGTCGGCTTACGGTGAACATCAGTGTGTGTCGGTACACTGCAAAGATGGCACAAAGGTGGCTTTTGATTTTACATCAAAAgtaatcgatttttttgtaaCGTTCAACGATGTCCGACCGGAACAGGCGGAAGTGTTAGTGGTGTTGCTGGAAGAGGAACTGGTTGCGTATGATTTGACAGACGAAACTTTACCACAAATCAATGCGCCCTATTTGCATTCTTTGCATGCATCTGCCGTCACCTGCAATCATCTGGTGTCACAAGTATCACCGGATGTGTATGCCAAGATCAGGCTGGCAGGAGAGCTGCAGATGGCCGAATATAGTTGTAAAATTTGGCCCATCACCGGAGGTTTTCTGCCCAACGAACCAGCGGATGATGACGAGCAGCCGTTGGAACGAGACGTACTGATTACCGGTCATGAGGATGgatcagtgaaattttgggaCTGTTCGGATGTCTGCTTGACGCCGCTATTGCACGTCAAAACCGCACCGCTGTTTAACAATAGCGATGATTTCGAGAACAACCTAAACGCATCTACCGAACAGTTGGATGATGGCGAACCTCCATTCCGTAAGGCTGGTCAGTTCGATCCCTACTCGGATGATCCTCGATTGGCAGTGAAAAAGGTGCAGCTGTGTGCGCAGACGGGCACGCTAGTTATTGCTGGCACAGCTGGTAATATAGTAATGGCAAACTTTGAAACATCGCCCCACGACCCAACTGATGAAACGCAAACACACGGACCGTTAATCGTGACTACGATGAATTTAGTTAGCGATCGTGATGGATTTGTCTGGAAGGGGCATGACCAGCTGAAGGTAAAGCGCGCACTGTTGGAAGAAAATGTGCCTATCATCGAGGGAGTGAACTTCACGGGTGTTCTTCAGGTCCTACCACCAGCTGCCATCACCTGCATTGCTATGCAGAGTAAATGGTCACTGGTTGCAGCCGGAACAGCCCATGGCCTCGTGCTGTTTGATTTCAATAATCAGTCTCCCGTGCTGCATAAGTGTACTCTAAATCCGAATG ATCTCACTGGTGCCGGGGAAACACTTTCTCGTCGAAAGTCTTTTAAAAAGACATTACGCGAATCCTTCCGCCGTTTGCGCAAGGGTCGTTCGACAAGAAACAATCCAAATGCTGCCGGTGGTGGACAACATCCGCAGTCGGTTGCAGAAACGCGTCCGGTAGAACGTCAAATCGAGGCTCGTCCAGTCGATGACGGCATGGGATCGATGGTTCGCTGTTTAACCTTTGCGTTAACTTTCATTACCAATCAGAATGTGTACATTCCGACACTTTGGGCTGGTACAAATTCCAGCTGCGTGTCGGTATTCGTCCTACATCTTCCCCCGAAACAGCCTGCCATAACAGCAGCTACAGGAGAAAATGGAACTGACGATCCGGTACAATCGGTAGCAGCACCGCAAGGGCTTCCAGTTACTGGCAAATTGGCCAAGgaaattcaaatgaaacaTCGTGCTCCGATCATTGGGATAGCGGTTGTTGACAGT AATGGCGTTCCTTTGGAATTTCAGAACGTGCCTGGACCGGCACCACATCGGGTGCTAATTGCATCAGAAgaacaattcaaaattttttcgtTGCCGCAGCTGAAACCGGTCAACAAGTACAAGCTAACCGCACACGAAGGAGCACGTGTACGGCGCATTGCATTCGCTACATTTATGTGCACGGTTCCAACTTCTTCTTTGGTGCACTCGAGTCCTCCGAAGTCCATGCCAAAACCGGTCTCATCACCGCAATCAACAGAACAACCATCCGccgacaacaacacaacagtgGCCAACGAATCGAACGTTGGTTCTGATGTGACGAATCATTACGAAATAAGTCTACTTTGTCTAACGAATCTGGGCGATTGTCTTGTACTGACTGTTCCGGAGCTTCGTCGTCAACTGAATTCGGCTGCAGTACGCCGGGAAGATATCAA TGGCATTTCATCGCTGTGTTTCACAAGCCACGGTGAGGCATTGTACATGATGTCATCTTCAGAGGTGCAGCGGATCAGCCTTTCCGCTACGAAAGTTATTGCTCCGAATGGTATGATTGATGTGGAAGATTGGTCAACACCGATCGAAAATGCTGCATCAGCCGAAGAAGGCAACGACCAGGAACCACAGACACAAGAAACCCCTCAAGGTGAAGCTTCATCTGAGCAGGAGGTTGAAAATGTCTCTGGTTCCGTTGCCGCTGCGAAGAGCGAACCTTCGGTTTCACGCGAAAAAGACACCGGCAGTTCGATGGCTCTTACAAATGGCACTTCTAACCCGAGACTTAGCAATGGTGTTACTAGCGGAGATGAAGCATCACCGAACAAAGCCAACGAAACGATCACCAGCTCGATTGGTGACATAACGATCGATTCCGTGCGCGATCATTTGAATTCTACAACGACGACCCTTTGCTCTACCACGACTGAGGAAATTGTCG gtcGGCTTTCCGTATTGAGTACCCACACAAGCCAATCTTCGTCCACGGCCAAGAACAGCGAAATATTGAGCTTAAATTCATCGAACATAAGCAACCTGAAAGGAATCGG TGATACGACGGAGAAAACATCCAACTCGGCAAttataaaatcaatcatcacCACCGTAAAGCATGGTTCGAACGTAACAAATGGCGAAGCGAAAGAATCGAACAAAACGTCCACAACCACTACTACGACCACAGCAACAAGCACGTCCGTCAACGGAAACGATTCCGTTCCACCGCCGCTTCCAACGACGGCACCGCCACTTATCACCTTGCTAAGGAAAGAAAGTCAATTCTAA